One genomic window of Myxococcus xanthus includes the following:
- the ltaE gene encoding low-specificity L-threonine aldolase produces the protein MKRIDFRSDTVTQPTAAMRRAIAEAEVGDDVYGEDPTVLRLEARVAERLGLEAAVFVPSGTQANQLAIGAHCRAGDEVLTEAGSHILHYEGGAVPALWGVQPQPLPGQRGLLSPEDVSAAVREDNIHNPRTRLLSLENTHNRGGGSVWPVERFRAVVEAARKAGLAVHLDGARLFNAGVALGVPVSAWAALTDTTSVCFSKGLGAPVGSALAGRADVIREARRLRKRLGGGMRQAGILAAAALHALEHHVERLADDHANARRLAAGLAELPGVEVDASRVETNMVFAEFSRSALEMVARLEQHGVLTNPAGAPRTLRLVTHLDVSAADIDEALQRIRRAVG, from the coding sequence ATGAAGCGCATCGACTTCCGTTCCGACACCGTCACCCAGCCCACGGCCGCCATGCGGCGCGCCATCGCCGAAGCCGAAGTAGGGGATGACGTTTATGGCGAAGACCCCACCGTGCTCCGTCTGGAGGCACGGGTGGCCGAGCGGCTCGGCCTGGAGGCCGCCGTCTTCGTGCCCTCGGGGACGCAGGCCAACCAGTTGGCCATCGGCGCGCATTGCCGGGCGGGCGACGAGGTGCTCACCGAAGCAGGCAGCCACATCCTCCACTACGAAGGGGGCGCGGTGCCCGCCTTGTGGGGCGTGCAGCCGCAGCCACTGCCAGGGCAGCGCGGTCTGCTGTCGCCGGAGGATGTGAGCGCGGCCGTGCGCGAGGACAACATCCACAACCCGCGCACGCGCCTGCTGTCGCTGGAGAACACGCACAACCGGGGTGGTGGTTCGGTATGGCCGGTGGAGCGCTTCCGGGCCGTCGTGGAAGCGGCGCGCAAGGCGGGGTTGGCCGTCCACCTGGATGGAGCCAGGCTCTTCAACGCCGGTGTCGCCCTGGGCGTGCCGGTGTCCGCCTGGGCCGCGCTGACGGACACGACGTCCGTGTGTTTCTCGAAGGGCCTGGGCGCTCCGGTGGGCTCGGCCCTGGCGGGGCGCGCGGACGTCATTCGCGAGGCGCGCCGGCTGCGCAAGCGGCTGGGCGGTGGCATGCGGCAGGCAGGCATCCTGGCGGCGGCCGCGCTGCATGCACTGGAGCACCATGTAGAGCGGCTGGCGGATGACCATGCGAACGCCCGCAGGCTGGCCGCGGGGCTGGCGGAGCTGCCCGGCGTGGAGGTGGACGCTTCGCGGGTGGAGACCAACATGGTCTTCGCGGAGTTCTCCCGGTCCGCTCTGGAGATGGTGGCACGACTGGAGCAGCACGGGGTCCTGACGAACCCCGCGGGTGCTCCTCGGACGCTGCGCCTCGTCACCCACCTGGATGTGTCCGCTGCCGACATCGACGAAGCCCTGCAGCGCATCCGCCGCGCCGTGGGCTGA
- a CDS encoding M23 family metallopeptidase: MRRLSILAFVSACACATRGAEPKMSFEELYATSASQSRAPDAAPAPRRVRPPAPETAPELHAVLAAFASRAQGLRQQVARGGTMPAAQVENWEQVTFALDGFLSRPAAPRVGSGDLLQAQSVLEAELERDGFTYGDMPAPLAEAVVLRVGRLALRTAELRRLEQPPEPAEDALPRFSWPVDPVSVTSLFGYRWHPVTGVHRRHLGVDLAATQGQPIYTADKGVVLRAGHNGDHGLQVEVQHEGRWVTRYSHLSRVLVDPGEVLERGNAVGLAGETGLATGVHLHFELWRDGQPMDPLEALGDAEPPPEPMPSVARGPVSR, translated from the coding sequence GTGCGCCGCCTCAGCATCCTCGCCTTCGTTTCAGCTTGTGCCTGCGCTACCCGTGGCGCGGAGCCGAAGATGAGTTTCGAGGAGCTCTACGCCACCTCGGCTTCACAGTCACGCGCGCCAGATGCAGCGCCAGCGCCCCGCCGAGTGCGACCGCCCGCGCCGGAGACTGCTCCGGAGCTGCATGCCGTGCTCGCCGCCTTCGCGTCGCGAGCACAAGGCCTCCGTCAACAGGTGGCGCGAGGCGGGACGATGCCCGCCGCCCAGGTGGAGAATTGGGAGCAGGTGACCTTCGCATTGGACGGCTTCCTGTCGCGTCCCGCGGCGCCGCGCGTCGGCTCGGGTGATTTGCTGCAGGCCCAGAGCGTCCTGGAGGCCGAGCTGGAGCGGGACGGCTTCACCTATGGCGACATGCCGGCCCCGCTGGCCGAGGCGGTGGTGTTGCGCGTGGGCCGACTGGCGCTGCGCACCGCCGAGCTGCGCCGCCTGGAGCAGCCGCCCGAGCCGGCCGAGGATGCGCTTCCGCGCTTCTCCTGGCCGGTGGATCCGGTGTCCGTCACCAGCCTCTTCGGCTACCGCTGGCACCCCGTGACAGGCGTGCACCGGCGCCACCTGGGCGTCGACCTGGCCGCGACGCAGGGCCAGCCCATCTACACGGCGGACAAGGGCGTGGTGCTGCGTGCGGGCCACAATGGCGACCATGGCCTCCAGGTGGAGGTCCAGCATGAGGGGCGCTGGGTGACGCGCTACAGCCACCTGTCCCGCGTGCTGGTGGACCCTGGCGAGGTGCTGGAGCGAGGCAACGCGGTGGGGCTGGCCGGGGAGACAGGGCTGGCCACCGGCGTCCACCTCCACTTCGAGCTGTGGCGTGACGGCCAGCCCATGGACCCACTGGAGGCGCTGGGTGACGCGGAGCCGCCTCCGGAGCCCATGCCGTCAGTGGCCCGTGGGCCCGTAAGCCGCTAG
- a CDS encoding HU family DNA-binding protein: MTKAELVEVVAAQTRLTKKSAAQILDIVFTNIGKAVKKDARFSYPGFGTWSVRSRKARKIRNPQTNEMMKLKASKTIGFRPAKELKNSL, from the coding sequence ATGACCAAGGCAGAACTCGTCGAGGTGGTGGCGGCGCAGACACGTCTCACCAAGAAGTCGGCGGCGCAGATCCTCGACATCGTCTTCACCAATATCGGTAAGGCGGTGAAGAAGGACGCCCGCTTCAGCTATCCCGGCTTTGGAACCTGGTCGGTTCGGTCGCGCAAGGCTCGCAAGATTCGCAACCCCCAGACCAACGAGATGATGAAGCTCAAGGCGTCGAAGACGATCGGCTTCCGGCCCGCCAAGGAGCTGAAGAACTCCCTCTAG